The following are from one region of the Oryzias latipes chromosome 12, ASM223467v1 genome:
- the LOC101160461 gene encoding pro-neuregulin-1, membrane-bound isoform-like isoform X2, with the protein MTEGMEDISAGPAPSSGTTSPSCPAADVGCVPEEKAEEAEAAGERAEEAVEGIEEGGGGGCDGEQAGALGVVALPGTCCVCVEEERINQCLHSEKICILPILACLVSLALCTAGIKWVFVDKIFEYERPTHFDPKPIGQDQIIISVDPTLGITVSIPHAAPSAVSLTTTIAISPEVLLEEKSTSRPYAPLPPRVTYPSVTLKYNAERPAPPKQSPRPQATQELSNDIQTVTTTSTSTTTKTSSHITRCSDSQRNYCVNGGECFTLEIMPGSTKFLCRCPNEFTGDRCQNYVMASFVKTEGLYEKRILTITGICIALLVVGIMCVVAYCKTKKQRKKLRERLRQSQRHKRKSSTKAGTGSKPDSSAAGRRLSNVPLQDLKISKSCNGMKMLYTDDDTEATFPTSKDAPEPTTLTQVSSQSWSEDWSVPSVTESFSVLTENSQRAAPGIRGRLNATGGTSDLSVC; encoded by the exons ATGACTGAGGGAATGGAGGACATCTCTGCCGGGCCCGCTCCTTCTTCTGGAACAACCTCCCCCTCCTGCCCTGCTGCCGATGTCGGCTGCGTCCCAGAGGAGAAAGCTGAGGAGGCAGAGGCAGCTGGGGAGAGGGCAGAGGAGGCCGTCGAGGGAATTGAGGAGGGAGGAGGCGGTGGTTGCGATGGGGAGCAGGCGGGGGCTTTGGGAGTTGTGGCCCTGCCTGGGACCTGCTGCGTGTGCGTCGAGGAGGAGCGGATCAACCAGTGCCTGCACTCAGAGAAGATCTGCATCCTGCCCATCCTGGCCTGCCTGGTCAGCTTAGCTCTCTGCACCGCTGGCATCAAGTGGGTCTTCGTGGACAAGATCTTTGAGTACGAACGCCCCACCCACTTTGACCCCAAACCTATTGGACAGGACCAGATCATCATATCTGTCGACCCCACGCTGGGAATCACCGTCTCCATCCCTCATGCAGCTCCCTCGGCGGTCTCCCTCACCACCACCATCGCCATCTCCCCAGAGGTTTTATTGGAGGAGAAATCCACGAGCAGGCCGTACGCTCCGCTCCCCCCTCGAGTCACATACCCGTCCGTCACGCTTAAGTACAACGCTGAACGTCCAGCTCCTCCGAAGCAGAGTCCCCGCCCACAAGCCACGCAGGAGCTCAGCAACGACATCCAAACTGTCA CTACCACCAgcacctccaccaccaccaaaaCCTCCAGCCACATCACGCGCTGCAGCGACAGCCAGAGGAACTACTGTGTGAACGGAGGCGAGTGCTTCACCCTGGAAATCATGCCGGGAAGCACAAAGTTTCTGTGCAG GTGTCCAAATGAATTTACTGGTGATCGCTGCCAAAACTATGTGATGGCCAGCTTCGTCA AGACTGAGGGGTTGTATGAAAAACGCATTTTAACCATCACAGGAATCTGCATCGCCCTGCTCGTCGTGGGAATCATGTGTGTGGTCGCCTACTGCAAAACGAA gaaacaaagaaagaaacttcGTGAGCGCCTGAGGCAGAGCCAGAGGCATAAAAGGAAGTCCAGTACCAAGGCCGGTACCGGCTCCAAACCGGACAGCTCTGCCGCAGGACGCCGCCTTTCTAACGTGCCTCTTCAAGACCTTAAGATCAGCAAA TCGTGTAATGGGATGAAGATGCTGTACACAGATGACGACACGGAGGCCACCTTTCCCACGAGCAAAGACGCACCAGAACCCACCACCCTCACTCAAGTCTCCAGCCAAAG TTGGAGTGAGGATTGGAGTGTTCCCTCTGTCACTGAGTCTTTCTCTGTGCTGACAGAGAATAGCCAACGTGCAGCACCGGGCATCCGGGGTCGTCTCAATGCCACGGGGGGCACAAGTGACTTAAGTGTTTGTTGA
- the LOC110014199 gene encoding uncharacterized protein LOC110014199 isoform X3 — MCPVLPHLQDHSYCRRPRWKRRRKQQDGSSGREDQPPERRPRPSAAAPEPDAPPPVLQEPEENVQPAAPQPPLLSDSAVQVIQESIMGWLTDSPYNSEMLHQSIKDPGLSLQQNRADQLESVCVQRSSVLAPLDSILYHHPPSSFTPSFSCSSSNGSKGK; from the exons ATGTGTCCAGTTCTTCCTCATCTTCAGGACCACAGCTACTGCAGGAGGCCGCGGTGGAAG AGACGGCGGAAGCAGCAGGACGGCAGCTCAGGAAGGGAAGACCAACCTCCAGAGAGACGGCCGCGTCCGAGTGCCGCTGCTCCAGAGCCAGAT GCTCCGCCTCCGGTCCTCCAGGAGCCCGAGGAGAACGTTCAGCCCGCCGCTCCCCAACCTCCGCTGTTGTCCGACTCCGCTGTACAGGTCATTCAGGAGTCGATTATGGGATGGCTGACTGACTCTCCATACAACTCGGAGAT GCttcatcaatcaatcaaagaCCCTG GTCTGAGCCTCCAGCAGAACCGAGCAGACCAGCTGGAGTCTGTTTGTGTGCAGAGGAGCAGTGTTCTAGCTCCTCTTGACAGCATCCTGTATCATCATCCTCCTTCATCCTTCACGCCATCCTTCAGCTGTTCAAGTTCAAACGGATCCAAAGGAAAGTAG
- the LOC110014199 gene encoding uncharacterized protein LOC110014199 isoform X1, whose translation MCPVLPHLQDHSYCRRPRWKRRRKQQDGSSGREDQPPERRPRPSAAAPEPDAPPPVLQEPEENVQPAAPQPPLLSDSAVQVIQESIMGWLTDSPYNSEIEHQHCRNDSILEICFPKGFINQSKTLDPSHGLSLQQNRADQLESVCVQRSSVLAPLDSILYHHPPSSFTPSFSCSSSNGSKGK comes from the exons ATGTGTCCAGTTCTTCCTCATCTTCAGGACCACAGCTACTGCAGGAGGCCGCGGTGGAAG AGACGGCGGAAGCAGCAGGACGGCAGCTCAGGAAGGGAAGACCAACCTCCAGAGAGACGGCCGCGTCCGAGTGCCGCTGCTCCAGAGCCAGAT GCTCCGCCTCCGGTCCTCCAGGAGCCCGAGGAGAACGTTCAGCCCGCCGCTCCCCAACCTCCGCTGTTGTCCGACTCCGCTGTACAGGTCATTCAGGAGTCGATTATGGGATGGCTGACTGACTCTCCATACAACTCGGAGAT TGAACACCAACACTGCAGAAATGACTCCATCTTGGAAATATGCT TTCCCAAAGGCttcatcaatcaatcaaagaCCCTGGATCCCAGTCATG GTCTGAGCCTCCAGCAGAACCGAGCAGACCAGCTGGAGTCTGTTTGTGTGCAGAGGAGCAGTGTTCTAGCTCCTCTTGACAGCATCCTGTATCATCATCCTCCTTCATCCTTCACGCCATCCTTCAGCTGTTCAAGTTCAAACGGATCCAAAGGAAAGTAG
- the LOC110014199 gene encoding uncharacterized protein LOC110014199 isoform X2 produces the protein MCPVLPHLQDHSYCRRPRWKRRRKQQDGSSGREDQPPERRPRPSAAAPEPDAPPPVLQEPEENVQPAAPQPPLLSDSAVQVIQESIMGWLTDSPYNSEIEHQHCRNDSILEICFPKGFINQSKTLDPSHGLSLQQNRADQLESVCVQRSSVLAPLDSILYHHPPSSFTPSFSCSSSNGSKG, from the exons ATGTGTCCAGTTCTTCCTCATCTTCAGGACCACAGCTACTGCAGGAGGCCGCGGTGGAAG AGACGGCGGAAGCAGCAGGACGGCAGCTCAGGAAGGGAAGACCAACCTCCAGAGAGACGGCCGCGTCCGAGTGCCGCTGCTCCAGAGCCAGAT GCTCCGCCTCCGGTCCTCCAGGAGCCCGAGGAGAACGTTCAGCCCGCCGCTCCCCAACCTCCGCTGTTGTCCGACTCCGCTGTACAGGTCATTCAGGAGTCGATTATGGGATGGCTGACTGACTCTCCATACAACTCGGAGAT TGAACACCAACACTGCAGAAATGACTCCATCTTGGAAATATGCT TTCCCAAAGGCttcatcaatcaatcaaagaCCCTGGATCCCAGTCATG GTCTGAGCCTCCAGCAGAACCGAGCAGACCAGCTGGAGTCTGTTTGTGTGCAGAGGAGCAGTGTTCTAGCTCCTCTTGACAGCATCCTGTATCATCATCCTCCTTCATCCTTCACGCCATCCTTCAGCTGTTCAAGTTCAAACGGATCCAAAG GTTAG
- the LOC110014199 gene encoding uncharacterized protein LOC110014199 isoform X4, with the protein MCPVLPHLQDHSYCRRPRWKRRRKQQDGSSGREDQPPERRPRPSAAAPEPDAPPPVLQEPEENVQPAAPQPPLLSDSAVQVIQESIMGWLTDSPYNSEIEHQHCRNDSILEICFPKGFINQSKTLV; encoded by the exons ATGTGTCCAGTTCTTCCTCATCTTCAGGACCACAGCTACTGCAGGAGGCCGCGGTGGAAG AGACGGCGGAAGCAGCAGGACGGCAGCTCAGGAAGGGAAGACCAACCTCCAGAGAGACGGCCGCGTCCGAGTGCCGCTGCTCCAGAGCCAGAT GCTCCGCCTCCGGTCCTCCAGGAGCCCGAGGAGAACGTTCAGCCCGCCGCTCCCCAACCTCCGCTGTTGTCCGACTCCGCTGTACAGGTCATTCAGGAGTCGATTATGGGATGGCTGACTGACTCTCCATACAACTCGGAGAT TGAACACCAACACTGCAGAAATGACTCCATCTTGGAAATATGCT TTCCCAAAGGCttcatcaatcaatcaaagaCCCTG GTCTGA
- the LOC101160461 gene encoding pro-neuregulin-1, membrane-bound isoform-like isoform X1, which produces MTEGMEDISAGPAPSSGTTSPSCPAADVGCVPEEKAEEAEAAGERAEEAVEGIEEGGGGGCDGEQAGALGVVALPGTCCVCVEEERINQCLHSEKICILPILACLVSLALCTAGIKWVFVDKIFEYERPTHFDPKPIGQDQIIISVDPTLGITVSIPHAAPSAVSLTTTIAISPEVLLEEKSTSRPYAPLPPRVTYPSVTLKYNAERPAPPKQSPRPQATQELSNDIQTVTTTSTSTTTKTSSHITRCSDSQRNYCVNGGECFTLEIMPGSTKFLCRCPNEFTGDRCQNYVMASFVKTEGLYEKRILTITGICIALLVVGIMCVVAYCKTKKQRKKLRERLRQSQRHKRKSSTKAGTGSKPDSSAAGRRLSNVPLQDLKISKSCNGMKMLYTDDDTEATFPTSKDAPEPTTLTQVSSQRPSAIRNWTPPSESQTGPTSPGSPRSEMSAPLSSLALSVPSVALSPFTEEDRPLLLSRTSQTPSSSRAEEQRRCFSHYNHGLMAHSLPPSPLLHVEKGSSAPAGEQSTFAAGPHLSESSSEGMPGSDTEDPQEEEEEEEEEEEAGFLSTDSSAALWTLKSCRTNLASANLSLQVKPSNPSSIKPDPIAV; this is translated from the exons ATGACTGAGGGAATGGAGGACATCTCTGCCGGGCCCGCTCCTTCTTCTGGAACAACCTCCCCCTCCTGCCCTGCTGCCGATGTCGGCTGCGTCCCAGAGGAGAAAGCTGAGGAGGCAGAGGCAGCTGGGGAGAGGGCAGAGGAGGCCGTCGAGGGAATTGAGGAGGGAGGAGGCGGTGGTTGCGATGGGGAGCAGGCGGGGGCTTTGGGAGTTGTGGCCCTGCCTGGGACCTGCTGCGTGTGCGTCGAGGAGGAGCGGATCAACCAGTGCCTGCACTCAGAGAAGATCTGCATCCTGCCCATCCTGGCCTGCCTGGTCAGCTTAGCTCTCTGCACCGCTGGCATCAAGTGGGTCTTCGTGGACAAGATCTTTGAGTACGAACGCCCCACCCACTTTGACCCCAAACCTATTGGACAGGACCAGATCATCATATCTGTCGACCCCACGCTGGGAATCACCGTCTCCATCCCTCATGCAGCTCCCTCGGCGGTCTCCCTCACCACCACCATCGCCATCTCCCCAGAGGTTTTATTGGAGGAGAAATCCACGAGCAGGCCGTACGCTCCGCTCCCCCCTCGAGTCACATACCCGTCCGTCACGCTTAAGTACAACGCTGAACGTCCAGCTCCTCCGAAGCAGAGTCCCCGCCCACAAGCCACGCAGGAGCTCAGCAACGACATCCAAACTGTCA CTACCACCAgcacctccaccaccaccaaaaCCTCCAGCCACATCACGCGCTGCAGCGACAGCCAGAGGAACTACTGTGTGAACGGAGGCGAGTGCTTCACCCTGGAAATCATGCCGGGAAGCACAAAGTTTCTGTGCAG GTGTCCAAATGAATTTACTGGTGATCGCTGCCAAAACTATGTGATGGCCAGCTTCGTCA AGACTGAGGGGTTGTATGAAAAACGCATTTTAACCATCACAGGAATCTGCATCGCCCTGCTCGTCGTGGGAATCATGTGTGTGGTCGCCTACTGCAAAACGAA gaaacaaagaaagaaacttcGTGAGCGCCTGAGGCAGAGCCAGAGGCATAAAAGGAAGTCCAGTACCAAGGCCGGTACCGGCTCCAAACCGGACAGCTCTGCCGCAGGACGCCGCCTTTCTAACGTGCCTCTTCAAGACCTTAAGATCAGCAAA TCGTGTAATGGGATGAAGATGCTGTACACAGATGACGACACGGAGGCCACCTTTCCCACGAGCAAAGACGCACCAGAACCCACCACCCTCACTCAAGTCTCCAGCCAAAG GCCGTCAGCCATAAGGAACTGGACTCCGCCTTCCGAGTCACAAACTGGTCCGACGTCTCCAGGCTCCCCTCGGTCAGAGATGTCGGCCCCCCTGTCCAGCCTGGCACTCTCCGTCCCGTCAGTCGCTTTGAGCCCCTTTACGGAGGAGGACCGGCCCCTGCTGCTGTCGAGAACCAGTCAGACTCCCTCATCCTCCAGGGCAGAGGAGCAGAGACGATGCTTCTCCCACTACAACCACGGCCTCATGGCGCACAGCTTACCCCCCAGCCCGCTGCTCCACGTGGAGAAGGGGAGCTCTGCACCCGCGGGGGAGCAGAGCACCTTTGCTGCCGGCCCTCACCTCTCTGAGTCCAGCAGTGAGGGCATGCCAGGGAGCGACACTGAAGATcctcaggaggaggaggaggaggaggaagaggaggaagaggcagGCTTCCTTTCCACAGACAGCTCTGCGGCACTCTGGACTCTGAAAAGCTGCAGGACTAACCTGGCATCAGCAAACCTCAGCCTGCAAGTGAAACCGTCAAACCCGTCCTCCATCAAACCAGATCCAATTGCTGTGTAA